A window of the Brassica oleracea var. oleracea cultivar TO1000 chromosome C1, BOL, whole genome shotgun sequence genome harbors these coding sequences:
- the LOC106338267 gene encoding uncharacterized protein At4g02000-like: MIAFWIRIHGIPLYYWNLDTLTAIGKELDPILDKYIDNGRIRVHIDGLKKLEMRLPIELPSGEVITVDLEYEKMEKHCFICYSLCHEKETCPLNRDRSSNTTLAQGISQHNTLRKLEDHRRRHEARRSSPQA; this comes from the coding sequence ATGATAGCATTCTGGATCAGAATCCACGGCATTCCGCTGTACTACTGGAATCTGGATACGCTAACAGCCATAGGAAAAGAGCTTGACCCAATTCTGGATAAATATATAGACAACGGCAGAATCAGGGTGCACATCGATGGCCTCAAGAAATTGGAAATGCGACTTCCTATTGAACTACCATCAGGGGAAGTCATTACGGTGGATTTGGAGTATGAAAAAATGGAGAAACACTGCTTCATCTGCTATTCTCTCTGTCACGAGAAAGAAACTTGCCCTCTCAATAGGGACAGATCCTCTAATACGACTTTAGCTCAAGGAATTAGCCAGCATAACACACTAAGGAAGCTGGAAGACCATCGCCGCAGGCATGAGGCTAGAAGATCATCGCCGCAAGCATGA
- the LOC106338275 gene encoding uncharacterized protein LOC106338275, whose protein sequence is MRNKLEAKSTKAMLIGYSASQKGYKCFDPTARRVLVSRNVKFMEDKGYYEEKNWEELEELSQPSDRAASLRNILEELAEGLKDQGSEEAGGLEDQGSDSPVQSGDELVREVQNEGQEAGEEIQIQEEAVEEQVEVPLRSSTRVRSDASEWENTRNWVITRVLYNVQVVEHPSQVVCSFAEFPEEHYSFMVSLDESYVPRSYEEAMLIQQWRDSVNDEADAMIRNDTWYESELPKGKRAVSSIIVLLVYVDDIIITGSDKEGIRATKEFLKSDAGVYGGRTAKMPMEGGYKVPREGEIEDRKLFYDPKLYRKLVGKLIYLTITRPDICFAMNQVRQYMQAPKEHHWRMVERIGTHRSWEEKELIP, encoded by the exons ATGAGAAACAAACTTGAAGCAAAGAGCACCAAGGCTATGCTTATTGGATATTCCGCATCTCAAAAGGGATACAAGTGCTTTGATCCCACTGCTAGAAGAGTCTTGGTGTCTAGGAATGTGAAGTTCATGGAAGATAAAGGGTATTATGAAGAGAAGAATTGGGAGGAGCTTGAAGAACTTTCTCAACCATCAGATAGAGCTGCTAGTTTGAGAAACATACTAGAAGAACTCG CTGAAGGGTTAAAAGATCAAGGCTCAGAAGAAGCTGGAGGTCTAGAAGATCAAGGCTCAGATTCTCCTGTCCAAAGTGGAGATGAATTAGTAAGAGAAGTTCAGAATGAAGGTCAGGAAGCTGGAGAAGAAATCCAGATACAAGAGGAAGCTGTTGAGGAACAAGTAGAAGTTCCTTTGAGAAGTAGCACACGGGTAAGGAGTGATGCTTCCGAGTGGGAAAACACGAGAAACTGGGTAATCACGAGAGTGTTATACAATGTCCAGGTTGTGGAACATCCTTCCCAAGTTGTGTGCTCCTTTGCTGAGTTTCCGGAAGAGCACTACTCCTTTATGGTAAGCTTAGATGAAAGTTATGTGCCAAGAAGCTATGAAGAAGCAATGCTAATTCAACAGTGGAGGGATTCAGTCAATGATGAGGCTGATGCCATGATTAGAAATGATACATGGTATGAGAGTGAATTGCCTAAGGGGAAGAGAGCTGTGTCAA GCATCATTGTTTTGCTTGTGTATGTGGATGACATCATCATAACAGGCAGTGATAAGGAAGGAATCCGAGCCACCAAGGAGTTTCTGAAATCA GATGCTGGTGTGTATGGAGGAAGAACAGCCAAGATGCCCATGGAGGGTGGGTACAAGGTTCCACGTGAGGGGGAGATTGAAGACAGAAAGTTGTTCTATGATCCAAAGCTGTATAGGAAGCTTGTGGGGAAGCTGATATACTTGACCATCACTAGGCCAGACATTTGTTTTGCTATGAATCAAGTGAGGCAGTATATGCAAGCTCCAAAAGAGCATCACTGGCGCATGGTGGAGAGG ATTGGGACTCATAGATCTTGGGAAGAGAAGGAGCTGATCCCCTAA
- the LOC106338284 gene encoding uncharacterized protein LOC106338284: MGPAKQILGMRIIRDRGEKLIHLSQEKYIEKVLKRFHMNKSKVLSTPLAPHLRLSIQQSPKTYAEKEDMAKVPYASAVGSLMYAMVCTRPDLSYAVGVVSRLGEHDRSHSAVLVSCVHIFPQHIHYSFEIRQIRSHLLLIRHPRPTNLRYLKKILIQISMKDSGEFMVEISNFQSVSEMISKIDKRIIELGEDNMKIKKAMALAVERKAERRRVIEAIKKY, from the exons ATGGGTCCAGCGAAACAGATTCTCGGTATGAGAATTATTCGAGACAGAGGTGAGAAGCTGATTCACTTGTCTCAGGAGAAGTACATTGAAAAAGTACTTAAGCGGTTTCACATGAACAAGTCTAAAGTGTTGAGTACTCCTCTTGCTCCACACTTAAGACTGAGCATTCAACAAAGTCCGAAGACATATGCAGAGAAAGAAGATATGGCGAAGGTTCCATATGCTTCGGCAGTGGGTAGTTTGATGTATGCCATGGTCTGTACAAGACCGGATTTATCTTACGCCGTTGGAGTTGTCAGCAG GTTAGGGGAACACGATCGATCACATTCTGCTGTGCTCGTGTCGTGTGTCCATATTTTTCCCCAACACATTCATTATTCATTTGAAATCCGTCAAATCCGTTCACATTTACTCCTAATTCGTCACCCTCGTCCAACAAACCTGCGATACTTGAAGAAGAT TCTCATTCAAATCTCCATGAAGGATTCCGGTGAGTTCATGGTAGAAATCTCAAACTTCCAGTCAGTTTCGGAAATGATATCAAAAATTGACAAACGTATAATAGAACTCGGTGAGGACAACATGAAAATTAAAAAAG CCATGGCCTTAGCCGTCGAACGTAAGGCGGAGAGGCGTAGAGTCATTGAAGCAATAAAAAA GTATTAA
- the LOC106338291 gene encoding uncharacterized protein LOC106338291: MSSFKLSVGDFLDKLDSVASSQVKISILEDVLKKLDQERKEDEKMNQDPSAERESAIALLSSVRHNILQTISSSSNLQPPPRDLFTAPSSSSLQPPTTDFFREPSSSAQPPPTHFFTTSLRPPSFSSSSTPSTFP, from the coding sequence ATGAGTAGTTTCAAGCTAAGCGTGGGAGATTTTCTTGACAAGCTAGACTCCGTTGCATCCTCTCAAGTGAAAATCTCCATTTTAGAAGATGTTTTGAAGAAGCTTGATCAAGAGAGGAAAGAAGATGAAAAGATGAATCAAGATCCATCTGCCGAGAGAGAAAGTGCAATTGCTCTGCTTTCTAGCGTGCGTCACAACATTCTCCAAACGATATCATCTTCCTCCAATCTTCAGCCACCGCCGCGAGACCTCTTTACGGCACCGTCATCCTCCTCTCTTCAGCCACCGACGACCGACTTCTTTAGGGAGCCATCGTCCAGTGCACAACCACCACCGACGCACTTCTTTACTACATCTCTTAGACCTCCGTCATTCTCCTCATCCTCGACACCATCAACTTTTCCATAG